In Quercus lobata isolate SW786 chromosome 12, ValleyOak3.0 Primary Assembly, whole genome shotgun sequence, a genomic segment contains:
- the LOC115971292 gene encoding probable leucine-rich repeat receptor-like protein kinase At5g49770 isoform X2: protein MMGQWSKVLVLLLFIQFSVIAAVTNGLDSAALQSLTANWMNTPSNWVGSDPCGGLWVGIECNNSRVTAIMLSNINVTGQLSGDIGSFSELQTLDLSFNTNLTGTLPQEIGNLKKLQTLSLMGCGFTGPIPSTIGSLQQLISLSLNSNKFTGQIPNSIGTLSNLYYLDLTGNQLEGSIPVSDGNGTKSGLDMLLHTRHFHLGNNKLSGTIPPKLFNPNMTLIHVNNLTGSIPSTLGLVQTLQMVRFDRNSLNGLPSNLNSLTNVIELSLSNNNLSGPMANLTGMNSLSYLDMSNNSFTVSDVPPWIASLPLLTTLMMENTQLQGQVPVDLFSLPDLQKVVLRNNRFNGTLDISTTNSNQLQLIDLRNNSISNVAQIPGGNITLLLEGNTVCDKTDQVTKSYCPASTPNSSYFPPPHNCMQISCNSDQVASPNCECAYPYKGILVFRGLASFDLGNTTYYARLEKSLMETLQSFALPVDSVSLSNPIVNSYGNIELSLEVFPSGQECFNQTAITMVGFALNNLSFYPPPSFGPFYLMAFTYVNCAAALNKSSGIIIGVAVGGSVLLLLVVLAVVYAFHQKKIAKRASEQNNPFAHWDQNMGNGSAPQLQAAKRFSFEELKKYTNNFSEANSIGSGGYGKVYRGTLPTGQLIAIKRAQSDSMQGGLEFKTEIELLSRVHHKNLVSLLGFCFEQGEQMLVYEYIPNGTLMGSVSGKSGIRLDWMGRLKVTLGAARGLVYLHEHANPPIIHRDIKSNNILLDESFNAKVADFGLSKSEFDSERNSVTTQVKGTLGYLDPEYYMTQQLTKKSDVYSFGVVMLELITARKPIQQGKYIVVEVRNAINKSKDLYNLHEILDPFIGLGKNLEGLEEFVDLAMRCVADSGDRRPTMDEVVKEIENIMKLSGMNPSADSEPTTVNYYEASKSSSHHSSSNDVFGYSGSFPSSSIELM from the exons ATGATGGGTCAATGGAGTAAGGTGTTAGTGTTGCTTCTATTCATTCAATTCTCGGTTATAGCAGCGGTTACAAACGGTTTAGACT CTGCTGCTTTACAGTCTCTCACGGCTAACTGGATGAACACTCCCTCCAATTGGGTGGGTTCTGATCCCTGTGGTGGCCTTTGGGTAGGAATTGAGTGCAACAATTCACGTGTGACCGCCAT AATGTTATCAAACATTAATGTGACGGGTCAGCTATCAGGAGATATCGGGTCATTTTCTGAGTTACAGACTTT GGATCTGTCTTTCAACACGAACCTGACAGGAACACTTCCACAAGAAATTGGGAATTTGAAGAAGCTACAAACCTT AAGCCTGATGGGTTGCGGTTTCACTGGCCCTATTCCAAGCACAATAGGTTCTTTACAGCAGCTAATCTCTTT ATCTTTGAATTCTAATAAATTCACTGGACAAATTCCAAATTCCATTGGCACTCTGTCCAACCTTTATTATTTGGACCTTACTGGCAACCAGCTTGAAGGATCCATCCCAGTCTCTGATGGGAATGGGACTAAATCTGGTCTTGATATGCTACTTCACACGAGGCACTT TCATCTTGGAAACAATAAGCTGTCGGGCACAATTCCACCTAAACTTTTCAACCCAAATATGACTCTCATACATGT CAATAATTTAACTGGTAGCATCCCTTCCACACTTGGACTAGTGCAGACTTTGCAGATGGT ACGCTTTGATCGGAATTCATTAAATGGGCTACCTTCAAATCTCAATAGTCTTACAAATGTTATCGAGCT GTCCTTGTCCAACAACAACCTGAGTGGCCCTATGGCCAACCTTACTGGCATGAACTCCCTCAGCTATTT gGATATGAGCAACAATAGTTTCACTGTTTCTGATGTTCCTCCTTGGATTGCTTCCTTACCGTTATTGACAACATT AATGATGGAAAATACACAACTTCAAGGACAAGTTCCAGTTGACCTATTCAGCCTTCCTGATTTACAGAAAGT GGTACTAAGGAACAACCGTTTCAATGGCACCTTGGATATCAGTACCACAAATAGCAACCAATTGCAACTTATAGATTTGCGGAACAATTCCATAAGTAATGTTGCACAAATTCCTGGAGGAAACATTACGTTATT ACTTGAAGGTAACACAGTATGTGACAAAACAGATCAAGTGACAAAGAGTTACTGCCCGGCTTCTACACCAAATTCCTCATATTTTCCACCACCACATAACTGTATGCAAATTTCCTGCAATTCGGATCAGGTTGCCAGCCCAAACTGTGAATGTGCGTATCCATACAAGGGCATACTAGTCTTCCGAGGTCTTGCTTCCTTTGACTTGGGAAACACAACTTACTATGCAAGACTTGAGAAGTCTCTCATGGAAACTCTTCAGTCCTTTGCACTTCCTGTGGATTCAGTTTCTCTAAGTAATCCCATTGTGAATTCATATGGAAACATTGAACTGAGTCTTGAAGTTTTCCCATCTGGTCAGGAATGTTTCAATCAAACAGCAATTACAATGGTTGGATTTGCACTTAACAATCTGTCTTTCTACCCTCCACCAAGTTTTGGACCCTTCTATCTTATGGCCTTTACGTATGTGAATTGTGCAGCAG CATTGAACAAAAGCAGTGGCATTATAATTGGAGTAGCAGTTGGTGGGTCTGTCCTTTTGTTATTGGTAGTCCTTGCAGTAGTTTATGCTTtccaccaaaagaaaatagcaaaaagagcTAGTGAACAGAACAATCCTTTTG CACATTGGGATCAAAATATGGGAAATGGTAGTGCTCCTCAGTTACAAGCAGCCAAGCGGTTCTCTTTTGAAGAGCTTAAGAAATACACCAACAATTTTTCAGAAGCAAATAGTATTGGATCTGGGGGTTATGGGAAG GTTTATCGAGGAACTCTTCCCACTGGGCAACTGATTGCCATCAAACGAGCTCAAAGTGATTCTATGCAAGGTGGGCTTGAGTTCAAAACTGAAATTGAACTTCTATCACGGGTCCATCACAAGAATCTTGTCAGCCTTCTGGGGTTTTGTTTTGAGCAAGGTGAACAAATGCTGGTGTATGAGTATATTCCAAATGGTACTCTAATGGGTAGTGTTTCAG GGAAGTCAGGAATCAGGTTGGATTGGATGGGAAGACTTAAAGTAACCCTTGGTGCGGCCAGGGGCTTGGTCTATTTGCATGAACATGCAAATCCTCCCATCATACATAGGGACATCAAATCAAACAACATCCTATTGGATGaaagttttaatgcaaaagttGCCGATTTTGGTCTCTCCAAGTCTGAGTTTGATAGTGAAAGGAATTCTGTCACCACTCAAGTTAAAGGAACATTG GGCTACTTGGATCCTGAATATTACATGACCCAACAATTGACTAAGAAGAGTGACGTCTATAGCTTTGGAGTGGTCATGTTAGAGCTAATAACTGCAAGAAAACCAATACAGCAAGGGAAGTATATTGTGGTAGAAGTAAGGAATGCAATCAATAAGTCAAAGGATTTATATAATCTTCATGAAATTCTTGATCCATTCATtggtttgggaaaaaatcttgaaggCTTAGAAGAGTTTGTGGATTTAGCAATGAGGTGTGTGGCAGACTCAGGAGACAGAAGGCCTACAATGGATGAGGTTGTTAAAGAAATTGAGAACATTATGAAGCTTTCTGGGATGAACCCCAGTGCTGATTCCGAACCCACTACCGTAAATTATTATGAAGCCAGTAAGAGCAGTTCTCATCACTCGTCTAGCAATGATGTATTTGGTTATAGTGGGTCCTTCCCTTCTTCTTCAATAGAGCTTATGTGA
- the LOC115971292 gene encoding probable leucine-rich repeat receptor-like protein kinase At5g49770 isoform X7, whose translation MMGQWSKVLVLLLFIQFSVIAAVTNGLDSAALQSLTANWMNTPSNWVGSDPCGGLWVGIECNNSRVTAIMLSNINVTGQLSGDIGSFSELQTLDLSFNTNLTGTLPQEIGNLKKLQTLSLMGCGFTGPIPSTIGSLQQLISLSLNSNKFTGQIPNSIGTLSNLYYLDLTGNQLEGSIPVSDGNGTKSGLDMLLHTRHFHLGNNKLSGTIPPKLFNPNMTLIHVLFDSNNLTGSIPSTLGLVQTLQMVRFDRNSLNGLPSNLNSLTNVIELSLSNNNLSGPMANLTGMNSLSYLDMSNNSFTVSDVPPWIASLPLLTTLMMENTQLQGQVPVDLFSLPDLQKVVLRNNRFNGTLDISTTNSNQLQLIDLRNNSISNVAQIPGGNITLLLEGNTVCDKTDQVTKSYCPASTPNSSYFPPPHNCMQISCNSDQVASPNCECAYPYKGILVFRGLASFDLGNTTYYARLEKSLMETLQSFALPVDSVSLSNPIVNSYGNIELSLEVFPSGQECFNQTAITMVGFALNNLSFYPPPSFGPFYLMAFTYVNCAAALNKSSGIIIGVAVGGSVLLLLVVLAVVYAFHQKKIAKRASEQNNPFAHWDQNMGNGSAPQLQAAKRFSFEELKKYTNNFSEANSIGSGGYGKVYRGTLPTGQLIAIKRAQSDSMQGGLEFKTEIELLSRVHHKNLVSLLGFCFEQGEQMLVYEYIPNGTLMGSVSGKSGIRLDWMGRLKVTLGAARGLVYLHEHANPPIIHRDIKSNNILLDESFNAKVADFGLSKSEFDSERNSVTTQVKGTLVRLLGS comes from the exons ATGATGGGTCAATGGAGTAAGGTGTTAGTGTTGCTTCTATTCATTCAATTCTCGGTTATAGCAGCGGTTACAAACGGTTTAGACT CTGCTGCTTTACAGTCTCTCACGGCTAACTGGATGAACACTCCCTCCAATTGGGTGGGTTCTGATCCCTGTGGTGGCCTTTGGGTAGGAATTGAGTGCAACAATTCACGTGTGACCGCCAT AATGTTATCAAACATTAATGTGACGGGTCAGCTATCAGGAGATATCGGGTCATTTTCTGAGTTACAGACTTT GGATCTGTCTTTCAACACGAACCTGACAGGAACACTTCCACAAGAAATTGGGAATTTGAAGAAGCTACAAACCTT AAGCCTGATGGGTTGCGGTTTCACTGGCCCTATTCCAAGCACAATAGGTTCTTTACAGCAGCTAATCTCTTT ATCTTTGAATTCTAATAAATTCACTGGACAAATTCCAAATTCCATTGGCACTCTGTCCAACCTTTATTATTTGGACCTTACTGGCAACCAGCTTGAAGGATCCATCCCAGTCTCTGATGGGAATGGGACTAAATCTGGTCTTGATATGCTACTTCACACGAGGCACTT TCATCTTGGAAACAATAAGCTGTCGGGCACAATTCCACCTAAACTTTTCAACCCAAATATGACTCTCATACATGT GCTTTTTGACAGCAATAATTTAACTGGTAGCATCCCTTCCACACTTGGACTAGTGCAGACTTTGCAGATGGT ACGCTTTGATCGGAATTCATTAAATGGGCTACCTTCAAATCTCAATAGTCTTACAAATGTTATCGAGCT GTCCTTGTCCAACAACAACCTGAGTGGCCCTATGGCCAACCTTACTGGCATGAACTCCCTCAGCTATTT gGATATGAGCAACAATAGTTTCACTGTTTCTGATGTTCCTCCTTGGATTGCTTCCTTACCGTTATTGACAACATT AATGATGGAAAATACACAACTTCAAGGACAAGTTCCAGTTGACCTATTCAGCCTTCCTGATTTACAGAAAGT GGTACTAAGGAACAACCGTTTCAATGGCACCTTGGATATCAGTACCACAAATAGCAACCAATTGCAACTTATAGATTTGCGGAACAATTCCATAAGTAATGTTGCACAAATTCCTGGAGGAAACATTACGTTATT ACTTGAAGGTAACACAGTATGTGACAAAACAGATCAAGTGACAAAGAGTTACTGCCCGGCTTCTACACCAAATTCCTCATATTTTCCACCACCACATAACTGTATGCAAATTTCCTGCAATTCGGATCAGGTTGCCAGCCCAAACTGTGAATGTGCGTATCCATACAAGGGCATACTAGTCTTCCGAGGTCTTGCTTCCTTTGACTTGGGAAACACAACTTACTATGCAAGACTTGAGAAGTCTCTCATGGAAACTCTTCAGTCCTTTGCACTTCCTGTGGATTCAGTTTCTCTAAGTAATCCCATTGTGAATTCATATGGAAACATTGAACTGAGTCTTGAAGTTTTCCCATCTGGTCAGGAATGTTTCAATCAAACAGCAATTACAATGGTTGGATTTGCACTTAACAATCTGTCTTTCTACCCTCCACCAAGTTTTGGACCCTTCTATCTTATGGCCTTTACGTATGTGAATTGTGCAGCAG CATTGAACAAAAGCAGTGGCATTATAATTGGAGTAGCAGTTGGTGGGTCTGTCCTTTTGTTATTGGTAGTCCTTGCAGTAGTTTATGCTTtccaccaaaagaaaatagcaaaaagagcTAGTGAACAGAACAATCCTTTTG CACATTGGGATCAAAATATGGGAAATGGTAGTGCTCCTCAGTTACAAGCAGCCAAGCGGTTCTCTTTTGAAGAGCTTAAGAAATACACCAACAATTTTTCAGAAGCAAATAGTATTGGATCTGGGGGTTATGGGAAG GTTTATCGAGGAACTCTTCCCACTGGGCAACTGATTGCCATCAAACGAGCTCAAAGTGATTCTATGCAAGGTGGGCTTGAGTTCAAAACTGAAATTGAACTTCTATCACGGGTCCATCACAAGAATCTTGTCAGCCTTCTGGGGTTTTGTTTTGAGCAAGGTGAACAAATGCTGGTGTATGAGTATATTCCAAATGGTACTCTAATGGGTAGTGTTTCAG GGAAGTCAGGAATCAGGTTGGATTGGATGGGAAGACTTAAAGTAACCCTTGGTGCGGCCAGGGGCTTGGTCTATTTGCATGAACATGCAAATCCTCCCATCATACATAGGGACATCAAATCAAACAACATCCTATTGGATGaaagttttaatgcaaaagttGCCGATTTTGGTCTCTCCAAGTCTGAGTTTGATAGTGAAAGGAATTCTGTCACCACTCAAGTTAAAGGAACATTGGTCA GGCTACTTGGATCCTGA
- the LOC115971292 gene encoding probable leucine-rich repeat receptor-like protein kinase At5g49770 isoform X4, with translation MMGQWSKVLVLLLFIQFSVIAAVTNGLDSAALQSLTANWMNTPSNWVGSDPCGGLWVGIECNNSRVTAIMLSNINVTGQLSGDIGSFSELQTLDLSFNTNLTGTLPQEIGNLKKLQTLSLMGCGFTGPIPSTIGSLQQLISLSLNSNKFTGQIPNSIGTLSNLYYLDLTGNQLEGSIPVSDGNGTKSGLDMLLHTRHLLFDSNNLTGSIPSTLGLVQTLQMVRFDRNSLNGLPSNLNSLTNVIELSLSNNNLSGPMANLTGMNSLSYLDMSNNSFTVSDVPPWIASLPLLTTLMMENTQLQGQVPVDLFSLPDLQKVVLRNNRFNGTLDISTTNSNQLQLIDLRNNSISNVAQIPGGNITLLLEGNTVCDKTDQVTKSYCPASTPNSSYFPPPHNCMQISCNSDQVASPNCECAYPYKGILVFRGLASFDLGNTTYYARLEKSLMETLQSFALPVDSVSLSNPIVNSYGNIELSLEVFPSGQECFNQTAITMVGFALNNLSFYPPPSFGPFYLMAFTYVNCAAALNKSSGIIIGVAVGGSVLLLLVVLAVVYAFHQKKIAKRASEQNNPFAHWDQNMGNGSAPQLQAAKRFSFEELKKYTNNFSEANSIGSGGYGKVYRGTLPTGQLIAIKRAQSDSMQGGLEFKTEIELLSRVHHKNLVSLLGFCFEQGEQMLVYEYIPNGTLMGSVSGKSGIRLDWMGRLKVTLGAARGLVYLHEHANPPIIHRDIKSNNILLDESFNAKVADFGLSKSEFDSERNSVTTQVKGTLGYLDPEYYMTQQLTKKSDVYSFGVVMLELITARKPIQQGKYIVVEVRNAINKSKDLYNLHEILDPFIGLGKNLEGLEEFVDLAMRCVADSGDRRPTMDEVVKEIENIMKLSGMNPSADSEPTTVNYYEASKSSSHHSSSNDVFGYSGSFPSSSIELM, from the exons ATGATGGGTCAATGGAGTAAGGTGTTAGTGTTGCTTCTATTCATTCAATTCTCGGTTATAGCAGCGGTTACAAACGGTTTAGACT CTGCTGCTTTACAGTCTCTCACGGCTAACTGGATGAACACTCCCTCCAATTGGGTGGGTTCTGATCCCTGTGGTGGCCTTTGGGTAGGAATTGAGTGCAACAATTCACGTGTGACCGCCAT AATGTTATCAAACATTAATGTGACGGGTCAGCTATCAGGAGATATCGGGTCATTTTCTGAGTTACAGACTTT GGATCTGTCTTTCAACACGAACCTGACAGGAACACTTCCACAAGAAATTGGGAATTTGAAGAAGCTACAAACCTT AAGCCTGATGGGTTGCGGTTTCACTGGCCCTATTCCAAGCACAATAGGTTCTTTACAGCAGCTAATCTCTTT ATCTTTGAATTCTAATAAATTCACTGGACAAATTCCAAATTCCATTGGCACTCTGTCCAACCTTTATTATTTGGACCTTACTGGCAACCAGCTTGAAGGATCCATCCCAGTCTCTGATGGGAATGGGACTAAATCTGGTCTTGATATGCTACTTCACACGAGGCACTT GCTTTTTGACAGCAATAATTTAACTGGTAGCATCCCTTCCACACTTGGACTAGTGCAGACTTTGCAGATGGT ACGCTTTGATCGGAATTCATTAAATGGGCTACCTTCAAATCTCAATAGTCTTACAAATGTTATCGAGCT GTCCTTGTCCAACAACAACCTGAGTGGCCCTATGGCCAACCTTACTGGCATGAACTCCCTCAGCTATTT gGATATGAGCAACAATAGTTTCACTGTTTCTGATGTTCCTCCTTGGATTGCTTCCTTACCGTTATTGACAACATT AATGATGGAAAATACACAACTTCAAGGACAAGTTCCAGTTGACCTATTCAGCCTTCCTGATTTACAGAAAGT GGTACTAAGGAACAACCGTTTCAATGGCACCTTGGATATCAGTACCACAAATAGCAACCAATTGCAACTTATAGATTTGCGGAACAATTCCATAAGTAATGTTGCACAAATTCCTGGAGGAAACATTACGTTATT ACTTGAAGGTAACACAGTATGTGACAAAACAGATCAAGTGACAAAGAGTTACTGCCCGGCTTCTACACCAAATTCCTCATATTTTCCACCACCACATAACTGTATGCAAATTTCCTGCAATTCGGATCAGGTTGCCAGCCCAAACTGTGAATGTGCGTATCCATACAAGGGCATACTAGTCTTCCGAGGTCTTGCTTCCTTTGACTTGGGAAACACAACTTACTATGCAAGACTTGAGAAGTCTCTCATGGAAACTCTTCAGTCCTTTGCACTTCCTGTGGATTCAGTTTCTCTAAGTAATCCCATTGTGAATTCATATGGAAACATTGAACTGAGTCTTGAAGTTTTCCCATCTGGTCAGGAATGTTTCAATCAAACAGCAATTACAATGGTTGGATTTGCACTTAACAATCTGTCTTTCTACCCTCCACCAAGTTTTGGACCCTTCTATCTTATGGCCTTTACGTATGTGAATTGTGCAGCAG CATTGAACAAAAGCAGTGGCATTATAATTGGAGTAGCAGTTGGTGGGTCTGTCCTTTTGTTATTGGTAGTCCTTGCAGTAGTTTATGCTTtccaccaaaagaaaatagcaaaaagagcTAGTGAACAGAACAATCCTTTTG CACATTGGGATCAAAATATGGGAAATGGTAGTGCTCCTCAGTTACAAGCAGCCAAGCGGTTCTCTTTTGAAGAGCTTAAGAAATACACCAACAATTTTTCAGAAGCAAATAGTATTGGATCTGGGGGTTATGGGAAG GTTTATCGAGGAACTCTTCCCACTGGGCAACTGATTGCCATCAAACGAGCTCAAAGTGATTCTATGCAAGGTGGGCTTGAGTTCAAAACTGAAATTGAACTTCTATCACGGGTCCATCACAAGAATCTTGTCAGCCTTCTGGGGTTTTGTTTTGAGCAAGGTGAACAAATGCTGGTGTATGAGTATATTCCAAATGGTACTCTAATGGGTAGTGTTTCAG GGAAGTCAGGAATCAGGTTGGATTGGATGGGAAGACTTAAAGTAACCCTTGGTGCGGCCAGGGGCTTGGTCTATTTGCATGAACATGCAAATCCTCCCATCATACATAGGGACATCAAATCAAACAACATCCTATTGGATGaaagttttaatgcaaaagttGCCGATTTTGGTCTCTCCAAGTCTGAGTTTGATAGTGAAAGGAATTCTGTCACCACTCAAGTTAAAGGAACATTG GGCTACTTGGATCCTGAATATTACATGACCCAACAATTGACTAAGAAGAGTGACGTCTATAGCTTTGGAGTGGTCATGTTAGAGCTAATAACTGCAAGAAAACCAATACAGCAAGGGAAGTATATTGTGGTAGAAGTAAGGAATGCAATCAATAAGTCAAAGGATTTATATAATCTTCATGAAATTCTTGATCCATTCATtggtttgggaaaaaatcttgaaggCTTAGAAGAGTTTGTGGATTTAGCAATGAGGTGTGTGGCAGACTCAGGAGACAGAAGGCCTACAATGGATGAGGTTGTTAAAGAAATTGAGAACATTATGAAGCTTTCTGGGATGAACCCCAGTGCTGATTCCGAACCCACTACCGTAAATTATTATGAAGCCAGTAAGAGCAGTTCTCATCACTCGTCTAGCAATGATGTATTTGGTTATAGTGGGTCCTTCCCTTCTTCTTCAATAGAGCTTATGTGA
- the LOC115971292 gene encoding probable leucine-rich repeat receptor-like protein kinase At5g49770 isoform X6 translates to MGCGFTGPIPSTIGSLQQLISLSLNSNKFTGQIPNSIGTLSNLYYLDLTGNQLEGSIPVSDGNGTKSGLDMLLHTRHFHLGNNKLSGTIPPKLFNPNMTLIHVLFDSNNLTGSIPSTLGLVQTLQMVRFDRNSLNGLPSNLNSLTNVIELSLSNNNLSGPMANLTGMNSLSYLDMSNNSFTVSDVPPWIASLPLLTTLMMENTQLQGQVPVDLFSLPDLQKVVLRNNRFNGTLDISTTNSNQLQLIDLRNNSISNVAQIPGGNITLLLEGNTVCDKTDQVTKSYCPASTPNSSYFPPPHNCMQISCNSDQVASPNCECAYPYKGILVFRGLASFDLGNTTYYARLEKSLMETLQSFALPVDSVSLSNPIVNSYGNIELSLEVFPSGQECFNQTAITMVGFALNNLSFYPPPSFGPFYLMAFTYVNCAAALNKSSGIIIGVAVGGSVLLLLVVLAVVYAFHQKKIAKRASEQNNPFAHWDQNMGNGSAPQLQAAKRFSFEELKKYTNNFSEANSIGSGGYGKVYRGTLPTGQLIAIKRAQSDSMQGGLEFKTEIELLSRVHHKNLVSLLGFCFEQGEQMLVYEYIPNGTLMGSVSGKSGIRLDWMGRLKVTLGAARGLVYLHEHANPPIIHRDIKSNNILLDESFNAKVADFGLSKSEFDSERNSVTTQVKGTLGYLDPEYYMTQQLTKKSDVYSFGVVMLELITARKPIQQGKYIVVEVRNAINKSKDLYNLHEILDPFIGLGKNLEGLEEFVDLAMRCVADSGDRRPTMDEVVKEIENIMKLSGMNPSADSEPTTVNYYEASKSSSHHSSSNDVFGYSGSFPSSSIELM, encoded by the exons ATGGGTTGCGGTTTCACTGGCCCTATTCCAAGCACAATAGGTTCTTTACAGCAGCTAATCTCTTT ATCTTTGAATTCTAATAAATTCACTGGACAAATTCCAAATTCCATTGGCACTCTGTCCAACCTTTATTATTTGGACCTTACTGGCAACCAGCTTGAAGGATCCATCCCAGTCTCTGATGGGAATGGGACTAAATCTGGTCTTGATATGCTACTTCACACGAGGCACTT TCATCTTGGAAACAATAAGCTGTCGGGCACAATTCCACCTAAACTTTTCAACCCAAATATGACTCTCATACATGT GCTTTTTGACAGCAATAATTTAACTGGTAGCATCCCTTCCACACTTGGACTAGTGCAGACTTTGCAGATGGT ACGCTTTGATCGGAATTCATTAAATGGGCTACCTTCAAATCTCAATAGTCTTACAAATGTTATCGAGCT GTCCTTGTCCAACAACAACCTGAGTGGCCCTATGGCCAACCTTACTGGCATGAACTCCCTCAGCTATTT gGATATGAGCAACAATAGTTTCACTGTTTCTGATGTTCCTCCTTGGATTGCTTCCTTACCGTTATTGACAACATT AATGATGGAAAATACACAACTTCAAGGACAAGTTCCAGTTGACCTATTCAGCCTTCCTGATTTACAGAAAGT GGTACTAAGGAACAACCGTTTCAATGGCACCTTGGATATCAGTACCACAAATAGCAACCAATTGCAACTTATAGATTTGCGGAACAATTCCATAAGTAATGTTGCACAAATTCCTGGAGGAAACATTACGTTATT ACTTGAAGGTAACACAGTATGTGACAAAACAGATCAAGTGACAAAGAGTTACTGCCCGGCTTCTACACCAAATTCCTCATATTTTCCACCACCACATAACTGTATGCAAATTTCCTGCAATTCGGATCAGGTTGCCAGCCCAAACTGTGAATGTGCGTATCCATACAAGGGCATACTAGTCTTCCGAGGTCTTGCTTCCTTTGACTTGGGAAACACAACTTACTATGCAAGACTTGAGAAGTCTCTCATGGAAACTCTTCAGTCCTTTGCACTTCCTGTGGATTCAGTTTCTCTAAGTAATCCCATTGTGAATTCATATGGAAACATTGAACTGAGTCTTGAAGTTTTCCCATCTGGTCAGGAATGTTTCAATCAAACAGCAATTACAATGGTTGGATTTGCACTTAACAATCTGTCTTTCTACCCTCCACCAAGTTTTGGACCCTTCTATCTTATGGCCTTTACGTATGTGAATTGTGCAGCAG CATTGAACAAAAGCAGTGGCATTATAATTGGAGTAGCAGTTGGTGGGTCTGTCCTTTTGTTATTGGTAGTCCTTGCAGTAGTTTATGCTTtccaccaaaagaaaatagcaaaaagagcTAGTGAACAGAACAATCCTTTTG CACATTGGGATCAAAATATGGGAAATGGTAGTGCTCCTCAGTTACAAGCAGCCAAGCGGTTCTCTTTTGAAGAGCTTAAGAAATACACCAACAATTTTTCAGAAGCAAATAGTATTGGATCTGGGGGTTATGGGAAG GTTTATCGAGGAACTCTTCCCACTGGGCAACTGATTGCCATCAAACGAGCTCAAAGTGATTCTATGCAAGGTGGGCTTGAGTTCAAAACTGAAATTGAACTTCTATCACGGGTCCATCACAAGAATCTTGTCAGCCTTCTGGGGTTTTGTTTTGAGCAAGGTGAACAAATGCTGGTGTATGAGTATATTCCAAATGGTACTCTAATGGGTAGTGTTTCAG GGAAGTCAGGAATCAGGTTGGATTGGATGGGAAGACTTAAAGTAACCCTTGGTGCGGCCAGGGGCTTGGTCTATTTGCATGAACATGCAAATCCTCCCATCATACATAGGGACATCAAATCAAACAACATCCTATTGGATGaaagttttaatgcaaaagttGCCGATTTTGGTCTCTCCAAGTCTGAGTTTGATAGTGAAAGGAATTCTGTCACCACTCAAGTTAAAGGAACATTG GGCTACTTGGATCCTGAATATTACATGACCCAACAATTGACTAAGAAGAGTGACGTCTATAGCTTTGGAGTGGTCATGTTAGAGCTAATAACTGCAAGAAAACCAATACAGCAAGGGAAGTATATTGTGGTAGAAGTAAGGAATGCAATCAATAAGTCAAAGGATTTATATAATCTTCATGAAATTCTTGATCCATTCATtggtttgggaaaaaatcttgaaggCTTAGAAGAGTTTGTGGATTTAGCAATGAGGTGTGTGGCAGACTCAGGAGACAGAAGGCCTACAATGGATGAGGTTGTTAAAGAAATTGAGAACATTATGAAGCTTTCTGGGATGAACCCCAGTGCTGATTCCGAACCCACTACCGTAAATTATTATGAAGCCAGTAAGAGCAGTTCTCATCACTCGTCTAGCAATGATGTATTTGGTTATAGTGGGTCCTTCCCTTCTTCTTCAATAGAGCTTATGTGA